The genomic stretch ACGGAGATCGAGCCCTTTGGCGGTGCGGCTACCTGCCTTGGAGGAGCGATCCGTGACCCCCTTTCCGGCCGCACTTACGTATATCAGGCTATGCGGGTAACAGGAGCAGCTGACCCTACAAAGCCATTGAGCGAAACATTAAAGGGAAAACTTCCTCAGAGAAAGATCGTGACAGGAGCTGCAGACGGCTACAGCTCCTACGGAAACCAGATCGGACTGGCAACCGGATATGTAAAGGAGATTTACCATCCGGATTATGTGGCAAAGAGAATGGAAATAGGCGCCGTCATAGGTGCTGCCCCAAGAAAAAATGTCATCCGGGAGACTTCAGATCCGGGAGATTTGATCATTCTCCTTGGGGGCCGTACCGGACGGGATGGCTGCGGCGGAGCCACCGGCTCCTCCAAGGTCCATACGGAAGCCTCCATTGAGACTTGCGGAGCAGAGGTCCAGAAGGGGAATGCGCCAACAGAACGAAAGATACAGCGTTTGTTCCGAAGAGAAGAAGTGAGCAGGCTCATTAAGAAATGCAATGATTTTGGTGCGGGAGGTGTGTCGGTTGCCATAGGAGAACTGGCAGACGGCCTGCTGATCGATTTAGATAAGGTTCCGAAGAAATACGCAGGACTGGATGGTACGGAGATTGCCATCTCTGAGTCTCAGGAACGCATGGCGGTTGTGGTTGATCCAAAAGATGCAGACCGGTTCCTGGCCTATGCGGCAGAGGAAAACTTAGAGGCAGTAGTAGTGGCAGAGGTAAGGTCAGAGCCAAGGCTTGTGATGAATTGGAGAGGAAAGACCATTGTAGACATCAGCCGGGCTTTCCTGGATACCAACGGAGCCCATCAGGAAGCCTCGGTTGTTGTGGAAGTCCCTGACAGAGAACCAGGCGCATTTATGAGACAGGAAACCGCAGATGTCAGGGAAGCCTGGCTGAAGCTGCTTTCTGACTTAAATGTCTGCTCTCAGAAAGGTCTTGTGGAAATGTTTGACGGTTCCATAGGGGCGGGAAGCGTGTTCATGCCCTATGGAGGCAGGTACCAGCTGACAGAGACTCAGACCATGGTGGCAAAGCTTCCGGTGCTTCATGGAAAGACGGATACCGTAACCATGATGAGCTGCGGCTTTGATCCTTATCTGTCAAGCTGGAGCCCCTATCACGGTGCAGTATATGCAGTATTGTCCTCTGTTGCCAAAATCGTGGCATCAGGCGGCGATTACAGAAAAATCCGCTTTACCTTCCAGGAATATTTCCGCAGGATGACTGATGATCCGGCGCGTTGGAGCCAGCCCTTTTCCGCCCTCCTTGGGGCATATAGCGCCCAGATTGGATTTGGGCTTCCTTCCATCGGAGGAAAAGACAGCATGTCAGGCACCTTTCGTGACATTGATGTACCGCCCACCCTTGTTTCCTTTGCTGTGGATGTTGCAGAAGGGAAACATGTCATTACGCCGGAATTTAAGAAGGCGGGAAGCAGGATCGTGGTATTCCGGATTAAAAAGGATTCCTATGATCTTCCGGTATACAGCCAGGTCATGAAAGGCTATGAAGCGTTGTTTGAAGATATCTGCGCAGGGCGAATCTTATCTGCCTATGCCGTAGAGAGCCATGGGATCTGTGAGGCGGTCAGCAAGATGGCCTTTGGAAACCGGATGGGCGTAAGGATCAGTGATAACGTAGAAACAGGTGAATTCTTTAAGGCCGGCTGGGGAGATGTGATATGTGAAGTTCCGGAAGGAAGGCTTGAGGAGCTGACTGTCTCCCATACTGTCATCGGTGAAGTCACTGATGGGGGTGTGTTTGAATACGGCGGCACAGCCATTGCCATAGATGAGGCGCTGAACGCATGGACTAAACCACTGGAAGATGTGTTCCCAACGGAATCAGGGGCAGAAAAGACTCCTGTTTCAGAGCGGCTTTATGATACCAAGGATATTTATGTCTGCAGGAATAAGGTAGCAAAGCCTAATGTATTTATTCCGGTGTTTCCTGGTACAAACTGTGAATACGACAGTGAGAGGGCCTTTAAAAGAGCAGGGGCCAATGTGGTGACAAAGGTGTTTCGGAATTTAACGGCCCAGGATATCAGGGAATCGGTGGAAGTCTACCGCAGGGAAATATCCAAAGCCCAGATCGTCATGTTTCCCGGAGGATTTTCCGCAGGCGACGAACCGGATGGCTCTGCCAAGTTCTTTGCCAACCTATTCCGGAATCAGGTGATCAAGGAGGAAATCGGGAAGCTGTTAAATGAAAGGGATGGCCTGATGTTAGGAATCTGCAATGGCTTCCAGGCTTTAATAAAGCTAGGGCTTGTGCCGGAAGGTATGATCACAGAGCAAAGGGAAGATTCCCCTACGCTGGCGATGAATACCATTGGCCGCCATGTATCCAAGATGGTTTATACAAAGGTGGTGACGAATAAATCACCGTGGCTTTCAGGGGCAGAATTAGGAGGCGTTTACTGCAATCCGGCTTCTCATGGAGAAGGACGGTTCGTTGCAGGGGAGGAATGGATCAAGCGGCTGTTTGGCAATGGACAGGTGGCTACTCAATATGTGGATGACAAGGGATGCCCTACCATGGATGAGTGCTGGAATCCTAACGGATCTTTCATGGCAGTTGAGGGCATTACAAGCCCTGACGGGCGGATCCTGGGCAAGATGGCTCATTCCGAACGACGCGGCGAATCGGTAGCCATGAACATTTACGGTGAGCAGGATATGAAGATTTTTGAATCCGGTGTGAAATATTTCCAGTGAGCTTAGGCAGTTCCCTGTATGTAGAAATCATTCATAAAAATAAAGCAATACAAAGCAAAAAGCGTTTCTTCTGCGGATGGTATCCGGGGAAGAAACGTTTTTTGTTTTTAACCGGTTAAAATCGTAACGTTTTTTAACGGCCGAAAGGTGTATTCTCACTTGACAATCCATAAATTTAAGCCTATGATTCATCAGGTGTATTTTTATATGGTATTGAGATTATTGGCAATACTTAAATTTAGGAAAGAGGATTATGTATCAGAGAGGACATATGGATATGCATTCAAAGAGAAAGATAAAAAATATATTGTTGGGAAATACATTGAAAAGCAATGATCTGGAAGGAGAAAAGATGGGGATCCTTTGGGGAGTTCCCATTATGTCAAGTGATGCGGTTTCCTCAGTGGCGTATGCAATTGAAGAAATGCTGCTGGTTCTGGCTCCGGTTCTGGGACTGTCGGCGGTTCATTACCTTGGGTATATTACATTACCGATCATACTGCTGTTTTTAGTTTTAGCTTT from Lacrimispora sphenoides JCM 1415 encodes the following:
- a CDS encoding phosphoribosylformylglycinamidine synthase — protein: MSVRRVYVEKKTAYAVKAMELREEIAGYLGINTVTGVRVLIRYDVEALSDEVYGLALTAVFSEPPVDEVYEEAFPKEEGDVFFTVEYLPGQFDQRADSAEQCVKLLKEDEEPVIRSATTYVISGVLTDAQIADIKSYCINPVDSREAEERKPETLAAMFDTPLDVIMFDGFTDLAEDALMELYESLNLAMTFNDFLHIRNYYKEEEQRDPSMTEIRVLDTYWSDHCRHTTFQTELRDVTFRSGDYRKPIEDTYRQYLADREVVLKGKDGKFVCLMDLALLAMKKLRMEGKVEDLEVSDEINACSIVVPVLIDGVEEEWLVNFKNETHNHPTEIEPFGGAATCLGGAIRDPLSGRTYVYQAMRVTGAADPTKPLSETLKGKLPQRKIVTGAADGYSSYGNQIGLATGYVKEIYHPDYVAKRMEIGAVIGAAPRKNVIRETSDPGDLIILLGGRTGRDGCGGATGSSKVHTEASIETCGAEVQKGNAPTERKIQRLFRREEVSRLIKKCNDFGAGGVSVAIGELADGLLIDLDKVPKKYAGLDGTEIAISESQERMAVVVDPKDADRFLAYAAEENLEAVVVAEVRSEPRLVMNWRGKTIVDISRAFLDTNGAHQEASVVVEVPDREPGAFMRQETADVREAWLKLLSDLNVCSQKGLVEMFDGSIGAGSVFMPYGGRYQLTETQTMVAKLPVLHGKTDTVTMMSCGFDPYLSSWSPYHGAVYAVLSSVAKIVASGGDYRKIRFTFQEYFRRMTDDPARWSQPFSALLGAYSAQIGFGLPSIGGKDSMSGTFRDIDVPPTLVSFAVDVAEGKHVITPEFKKAGSRIVVFRIKKDSYDLPVYSQVMKGYEALFEDICAGRILSAYAVESHGICEAVSKMAFGNRMGVRISDNVETGEFFKAGWGDVICEVPEGRLEELTVSHTVIGEVTDGGVFEYGGTAIAIDEALNAWTKPLEDVFPTESGAEKTPVSERLYDTKDIYVCRNKVAKPNVFIPVFPGTNCEYDSERAFKRAGANVVTKVFRNLTAQDIRESVEVYRREISKAQIVMFPGGFSAGDEPDGSAKFFANLFRNQVIKEEIGKLLNERDGLMLGICNGFQALIKLGLVPEGMITEQREDSPTLAMNTIGRHVSKMVYTKVVTNKSPWLSGAELGGVYCNPASHGEGRFVAGEEWIKRLFGNGQVATQYVDDKGCPTMDECWNPNGSFMAVEGITSPDGRILGKMAHSERRGESVAMNIYGEQDMKIFESGVKYFQ